Genomic window (Propionibacteriaceae bacterium ZF39):
TCGGGCAGGCGGCTGCGGTCGCCGAAATTGGCTGCGGAGGCCGGCGGGAGGTCGGCGAGCGCGCGGTTCTCGCGGAGGTGGCGTCCGGAGAACAGGCCTTCCCAGGTGTTCACGGCGACCAGCCGCGAGGGCGTACGCGGCGTCAGCGCCACGGGCTCGACCAGCGTGAGGTGGCGCAGGCACAGGCCCTGCTCCACGAACCAGGTGGCCATGGCGGTCGCGGTCGAGCATCCGAGGGAGTAGCCCAGCACGCTGACCTCCGACCCGGTCTGCAGTCCGGCCACGGCGGCGACTGATTCGCCCATGGCGCGACCGATGCTGGTGAACTGTCCCGCTCGCAATTCGGTGCGGGCGGTGCGATCGAGTTTGGTGCCCTTGGTCCAGCCGGGGGTTTCGACGACGGCGATCCGACGCTCCTGCAGGGCAGCCAGACGCTGATAACGATCGGTCTCGAACGGGTCGAGCCGCGAGAACGCGCCGAGGGTGGACACGAGGGGCGCTCGTGCGTTGCCGCCATCGATCACGGTGACCCCCGGATGGCCGGGAACCGAAGTGTGGTGGGGAATGGGCCTGCTCACGATGCCTCCTTCCGGGCCAGACTAGTCGCGCCGCGCCACCGTCGAAACGAGTCGGCCGGCGAGTCAGGTCCGGGCCCGGGTGGAGCATCGGGGCACCCCCGGTGGATTCCACGTATCCTGCCTCCATGCAGTTTGCCGAACAGGGACCCCTTGCCCGCGTCGCCGCCCGAATTCTCGCCACCACGCCGCGGGAGGCCAAGGATGCCGCGCTGCACGCGATGGCCGATGCGCTCGACGGAGCCCGGCCCGCCGTGCTCCGGGCGAATGCCGAGGACGTCCGGCGCGCCGAGGATTCCGGCACGTCCGGGGCGATGATCGACCGGCTGCGGCTCACCGACGCCCGCATCGACGGCATGGTATCGGGCCTGCGCCAGCTCGCCTCGCTCGCCGACCCGGTCGGCGATGTCGTGCGGGGCTGGACGAATGCGAACGGGGTGGAGGTACGCCAGGTCCGCGTCCCCCTGGGCGTCGTCGCGATCATCTATGAGGCCCGTCCGAACGTGACCGCCGATGCGGCCGGCATCAGCCTCAAGGCGGGCAATGCCGTGCTCCTGCGGGGTTCGTCGTCGGCCGCGAGCTCGAACGCGGCGGTCGTCGAAGCCATGCGCGCCGGTCTCGAGAAGGCCGGCCTCCCGCAGGATGCGGTCCAGCTGGTCACCGGTGGCCGGGAGGTCACCGCGGAGCTGATGGCCGCGCGCGGCATCGTTGACGTGCTGATCCCGCGCGGCGGTGCCGGGCTGATCAATGCCGTGGTCGAGGGCGCGAAGGTTCCCGTCATCGAGACCGGCACCGGCAACTGCCACCTCTTCGTCGATGCCACGGCTGATCTCGACATGGCGCTCGAGATCCTGGTCAACGCCAAGGTGCAGCGCCCGTCGGTGTGCAATGCCGCGGAGACGCTGCTGGTGCATGCCGATGCCGCAGAGGCGTTCATCCCGAAGGCCGTGGCAGCCATGGCGGAACTGGGCGTCACGGTGCACGCCGAGGAGCGGTTCGCCGGAGTGGCTGGGGAGGCGGCGGTCGTGGCCGCGGTGCCGGAGGACTTCACCGAGGAGTGGCTGTCGCTCGATCTCTCGGCCAAGGTCGTCGATTCGATCGATGAGGCACTGGAGCACGTGCAGCGTCACACGACGGGTCACTCCGAGACGATCGTCACGGGCAGCCTCGCATCATCGCGGCGGTGGACGGCCGAGGTCGATGCGGCCGCGGTGCTGGTCAACGCCTCGAGCCGATTCGTGGACGGGGAACAGTTCGGATTCGGTGCCGAGATCGGCATCTCGACCCAGAAGCTGCATGCCCGTGGTCCGATGGGCCTGTCCGAGATGACCTCGACCAAATATGTCGTCGTCGGGCAGGGGCAGGTGCGCGCCTGAACCGAAGTGTCCGCGTGCCGACGGTCGCGGGGACAAAGCGGGGCAGGATCGGTATTCTTCGGCGCATGCTGACTGTGCTTGAAGGTGTGAACCACCTCCCGATTCCCGCGTTCGGCTTCGGCCTGATCGCTCTCGTCTGCCTGCTGATCGGGCTCGCCATCGTCCTGACCGTGGCAGGAAGCCGCCCTCACTCCTGATCCGGAGCGATCCCCTTCGATGACAGACAAGCCCGGGCTCAACCGCCCTCCTAACGCCAACGGCCGCTATCGCCTCGGCGTGATGGGTGGCACCTTCGATCCGATTCATCACGGTCACCTCGTGGCCGCGAGCGAGGTCGGTGCCCGCTTCGGTCTCGATGAGGTGGTCTTCGTGCCGACGGGCATTCCCTGGCAGAAGAAGGGACGCCGGGTGTCCGGCGCGGAGGATCGCTATCTGATGACCGTCATCGCCACCGCGTCCAACCCCGACTTCACGGTCAGCCGGGTCGACATCCAGCGGCCGGGGGAGACCTACACGGTCGACACCCTGAAAGACCTGCGTGAGGTCCGGGGCGATCATGTCGACCTGTTCTTCATCACCGGTGCCGATGCGCTGGCCCAGATCCTGACGTGGCGGGGTGCGGACGAGCTGTTCGACCTCGCCCACTTCGTCGGGGTGTCGCGACCGGGTGTCGAGCTCCACTCGCCCGCGGTCAAGCACCTGCCGAAGGACAAGATCACCCTGATGGAGGTGCCGGCGATGGCCATCTCCTCCACCGCCTGCCGCACGCGGGTGAGCCAGGGCCTGCCGATTTGGTATCTGGTGCCCGACGGCATCGTGCAATACATCAACAAACGAGGGCTGTATGCGCCGGAGGACAACTCCGACGCGGCGGACCAGCCGCAGCCCGCCGGGAAGGACGAATGACCGCGACCGATCGCGCCCGCGAACTCACCCAGGCGGCCGCGGAGGCAGCCGTCGACAAACTCGGCACCGACCTGATGGCCTTCGACGTCACGGACCAGCTCGCCATCACCGATGTCTTCCTGCTGGTCACCGCGGCCACCGACCGTCAGGTGGCGGCCGTGGTCGATGCGATCGAGGAGTGCCTTCGCGAGGACTTCGACGAGCGCCCCGTGCGCCGCGAGGGCGACCGCGAGAATCGCTGGGTGCTGCTCGACTATCTCGACCTCGTCATCCACGTGCAACACAGCGAGGAACGCAGCTTCTATGCCCTCGAGCGCCTCTGGCGCGACTGCCCCCGCATCGAGCTGACGCTCGAGGAACGGCGGTGACCGCCAGCCGCCTCGTGATCTGGCGACACGGCCAGACCGACTGGAACCTGCAGGGCCGCTGGCAGGGCCAGGCCGACGTTCCGCTGAATGCGGTCGGGCGGGCCCAGGCTCGCCGGGCGGCCCCGGCGTTGGCCGGCTATGGCTTCACCCACCTTTTCTCCTCCGACCTCCTGCGGGCGATGGAGACCGCCGACATTCTGGCCGGCCTGGTCGGGCTGCCCGTCGCCCGGGATGCGCGCCTGCAGGAGATCAACGTCGGCAACTGGGTGGGCCGCACCATGGAGCAGATCGGCTCCGAGTTCACCGAGGTCCTCATCCGCGAGGAGGCGGGGGAGGACGTCGTGCGCGGCGAGACCGGTGAGTCCGTACGCCAGGTCGCCGCCCGCACCAGTGAAGCGCTCCGGGAGATTGCCGAAGGCGTACCCGATGGCTCCGTCGTCGGCATCGTCATGCACGGGCTCGCTGCCCGCGTGGGCGCGTTCGAGCTGATGGAGCTCGCGCCCGACCAGGCGAAGGTGTTCCGTGGCCTGGAGAACTGTGCGTGGCTGGTGCTGGACCGGGGCGTACGCCATGACGGTGCCTCCATCTGGCGGCTCGAGGCGTACAACTCCCGGGTTTTCGAGGCCTGACGGGCGCCCGGACGGGATGGCCGTCCGCAAGGATCTGCGATTCTCCGGGATCTCCGCGCGTGATTCTTTCGTGACCTCGCTGTGACCACATTGTTCTCGTGGGCCCGGCGTTTTGGATCCTGTGCCGGGTTAGCCTGACGGCAGCGCCCGCAAAGACGCTTTCCCCCTCAATTCTGTGGGAGTGGAACTCCACGGGCGCTGTCGGACTCAGGCAGAACATGAAGGAGAACGTCGTGGCCCGCAAGACCACCCGCGCACTGATGGCGGCCGCTGCCGCTGCCGCCGTCCTGCTGACAGCGTGTGGTCAGCCCGTGCAGCAACCCACGGCGGCTGAACCCGCCCCCGTCACCTCGACGATGCCCGAACCCGCCGCGGTCGAGCCCACTCCCACGGTCGAGCCGACCCCGGAGCCGACCCCCGAGACCGAGCTCACCCCGGAGCCCACGCGCGAGCCGAGCAGGACGCCCACTGCTGCTCCGACGACCCGCCAGGCCGGCAAGGCCATCATGCAGCAGGGCAACCAGTCCGAGCGCGTCAAGGAACTGCAGGCCCGACTGGCCCAGATCGGCTGGTTCAGCGGCAAGGTGACCGGCAACTACGGGTCCGAGACCCGGACCGCGGTGGCCGGTTTCCAGCGCAAGCGCGGGCTGCCCGAAACGGGTGCCGTCGACCAGGCCACCTGGGACCGTCTCGTCGGCATGACGCGCAAGCCGACCGCCGACGAGCTGGCGGGCAAGCCCAAGCCGAAGCCCACCCCGACTGCGACCCGCACCACGAGCAAGCCGGCCGCCACCAGCGGCAGCAGCGGTGAGCGGAAGGCGCAGGGGCTCGATCCCCGGTGCATGACCGGCCGTGTGATCTGCATCTCCAAGAAGAGCAACAAGCTGTGGTGGGTCAACGACGGCGTCGTCAAGATGACCATGGACGCGCGATTCGGCACCAGCGAGTTCCGTACGCGTGAAGGCACGTTCAGCGTCCAGTGGAAGTCGCGCGACCACGTGTCGAACCTGTATCACACGCCCATGCCGTATGCGCTGTTCTTCAGCGGCGGCCAGGCCGTGCACTTCTCGCCAGACTTCGCGGCACGCGGCTACAACGGCGGCTCGCACGGCTGCGTCAACCTCCGCAGCCGCTCCGGCGCCCAGACGTTGTTCAACCAGGCCAGGGTCGGCGACAAGGTCGTGGTCTACAGCTGACCAGCGTTGCCGATAACGGCACAGCCGCCGGTGTCTGATTTGCACGGGCCCGGCGGCTGCGCTATGTTTCTCTGGTCGCAATCGCGGGGCTCACAAGGCCAAATGCGATTTCGGGGCTATGGCGCAGTTGGTAGCGCGCTTCCATGGCATGGAAGAGGTCAGGGGTTCGAATCCCCTTAGCTCCACATAAGGATAGAGCCGAACCTGCACCCGTCTGATGCGGGGCAGGTTCTTTTTCTGCGTCCATTTGGGCCGCCGCACAGATCACGGCGTGCAGCTGCGCGACCCGCCGATCACGCGCCGAAGGTGGTTCGCAGACGGCGCACGCGATACATCCGCTCGCAGCGATCCCGTTGGAGTTGTCGCTATGCGAACCCGCGAAACGTGGGACGTCCGTTGCGACGCGAGGGCGGACGAGACGCTTAGGCTGCGGCGCGCGGCAGCGGACGGCACTGGCATGGAGCCAGCGCACCGCCGAAGCAGGTCCGCGATTCCTGCCGACACGCCCATCGGCGACGCTGTGATGAGCCGCCGCGCACTCAAATGGGGCATTCCCGCGGTCCTGCTCGCCGCCCCCTACCTCGCAGCCGTCAAGCTACTGACCGATCACAGCGAGTACGGCGGTCCCGGCTGGCTCCATCTGGTCGTGCTGCTGTGCGCGTGGAGTGCGCTCAAGATGCTCTGGCTCGGCCGATGGGCCTGTGCCGAGATCGACGCTCGACTACGCTCGGGTCTAAGCCATCGGTAGTTGGGCCACACCTGGTCTGTGCTCCTCGTCGGGAGCGGTCAGCGCATGTCCCATCGTCCTTCGCAGGGTGAGTTTCAGGACGGAGCGGCGCCGCTGGGGTACCGGCACTGGCCCGATAGACTGAGGGAGTGGGCGATGCACAGACCTGCGGAAGTGAGGTGCACCATGGCCGGTCTTGGGCAGCACATCACTGCGATGGTGCGCAGCCACGCCTCGGGTGACGACGCCAGCTTCTACTCAGTCGCTCTTCAAGTAGCCGCGCGTGAGGCCAAGGCGGGACATCACGTTCTTGCCAACGAAATCAAGAAGGCTGTCGACGCATCCCGCCGTGAGTCTGTCGGAAAGATCACGACGCTTGCGCAGCCACGTGGCGAGCTTGCCGAACTTGTCGAGGTGACGCACCCCAACGTACAGCTTCGAGAACTCGTCGCGCCCGCCGAGCTCGTCGCGCAGATTACGCAAGTTCTCGCCGAGCAACGCCAGCGTAGGAACCTGCTTGAGCACGGCTTCGCACCGGCTCACAAGCTGCTCTTGGAAGGACCGCCCGGGACCGGGAAGACGATGACCGCTGCCGTAATCGCAACCGAGCTTGCCGTACCGATGTTTACGGTCAGGCTCGACAGCCTGCTGAGCAAGTTTATGGGCGAGACCGCCAGCAAACTCCGCCTCGTCTTTGACTCTGTTGCTCAACGTCGCGCCGTGTACCTGTTCGATGAGTTCGACGCCCTCGGGGCCGACCGTTCCGGAAACGATGTCGGCGAGGCCCGCCGGATCCTGAACTCGTTCCTCGCTTTTCTGGAGGAGGCGGGTACCGAGTCTCTCGTGCTCGCAGCCACGAACCATCGATCAATCCTCGACAAGGCACTCTTTCGCCGCTTCGACGCGGTCTTGACCTACACGTTGCCCGATGCACGCCAGGCGATGGCCGTTCTCAGGGCGCGTCTCGGGACGCTCGGCAGCGGCACCAGCATGGCGAAACTGGGCGACTACACGATCGGCCTGAGCCATGCCGAGCTCGTGAAGGCAGCCGAGACCGCAGCGAAGACGGTGCTGATGCGCGGCGAGACCAAGGTCCAACGAGGCGATCTCATCGCCGCACTGACCTCGCGTCGAACGGCAAGTCTTGGCTGAGGTGCCACGCGACCTCGACCACCTCTACGTTCACGGTCACGTCGAAACTGTAGACTTTCACCGCGCGGGCGGAGGACAGGGTAAGCGGCCCCGCGATGTCGACCGCCGCGCGCATGGAACCGGGCTGAAGAACGCTGCCGAGCGCGTCTTCGCCACATTTGACCAACAAGCGGCAGCAGCCATGCCCTCGGATGAGGAACTCCGCGCCACCGGCACAGTCATCGTGCTCGAAGGTGAGGGCGCTGCGCACCCGCTGAAGGTCGACTCTCTTAACTCCCATACGGGCGGCAAGGCACCTAAGCCGAAGTGGCTCCTGCTCTCGGTGCGTGAAGCTCAGGGCGAGATGCCCGAGACGGCGACCGTCTGGGTGTCCGACTCCTACCGCCCGCAATTCTTGAAGCTCTTCGAGGACTACCTCAACGATGAGAAGAACACCAAGAATGGCCGGCCGAGGAACCAAGGTCTCGTCGCGAACATCTCGCGCATTCGCGAGGCAGTCCTTGATGATCTCTGGACATCGGAGATCCAGCCGCCGAAGTCCGGCCGCCACTGGTGGGAGCTGTGGCTCGACGGCAGCAGCGCCCGCCTTGCCGACTGGGAAAGCTTCGTGACCGCCCACCGACTTGAGGCTCGTCGCAGCCAATTCCGCCTTGGGAACCGTCTCGTCGTCTGGGTTGAAGCATCATGGGCGCAGTTGCAGATCCTTCCGTTCACGTCGGTTCCCGTGACCGAGATCCGGAGCCCCGAGTTCATCGACACGGTGGAAGATCTGAGCATTGGTGAACAGACCGAGTACGTCGAGGACCTCGCCCAACGCACCGATCACGCTCCCGGCGATGCACCAGCAGTGTGCAACCTCGACACCGGCGTATTGCGCACCCACACCCTCCTCGAAGCGTCGCTGGCGCCCGACGACCATCACTCGATCTTCGGCGGATCAGGAATCGACGTTCACCCGCGTGGGCACGGAACAGCGATGGCCGGTCTCGCTTTGTTCGGCAACGTCGAGCCGCTGCTCACGGGGCGGACCCGTGTCCCGCTGCGTCACCGGCTGGAGTCCGTGCGGATGCAGCCCGGACCTGGTGACCAGCGGATCGACCCGCTCGACTACGGCACCGCGACGGTAGAAGCGGTCTCGCATCCGGAGGCGGCCCGAGCCGATCGGAGGCGCACGTTCTGTTTGACGTTGAGCACCGAGCCCGACAAGCCGGGCGAGCCGACGCTGTGGTCCGCGTCGGTGGACGCGTTGGCAGCCGGCACGGACATCGTCCGGACAGGAAACGAGCTCCAACTGCTGTCGACGCCAGATCCCGCGTCTGCCCGGCTCATCGTGGTCGCGGCAGGAAACGTGTCCTCTTACAACGCCGATCACCACACGAACTCCGTGAACTCGCCGATCCAAGACCCGGCCCAGGCTTGGAACGCCCTCACCGTCGGCGCCTACACGGAACTTACTCACGTCCCCTCGCACCCGCAGTACGCAGGATGGAACGTCGTGGCTGCATCAGGGGACATCTCACCGCATACCACGACCTCGCTCTACTTCAACAAGAGCCGATGGCCGATCAAGCCGGACATCTGCATGGAAGGCGGCAATGTCCTCACCGACGGTGCCGGCATGTTCGAGGATCGGTTGTCTTCGCTCTCGCTGCGCTCGACCGGGCACCAGACCGATGCCGCATTGACTTCAGCCAACGCCACGAGCGCCGCGACCGCGCAAGCCTCTCGATTGGCGACCCTGGCGATGGATCGGTACCCGTTGTACTGGCCCGAAACCGTGCGAGGACTCTTGACACACTCGGCGGAATGGACCGACTCGATGGCCCAACAGCTCGGCACCGACCACACCAAGACCGCACGCCAGACGCTCCTGCGTCAGTTCGGCTGGGGTGTGCCATCGGAGGAAGCTGTGCTGAACTCGGGCCGTGGCGCGGTCACGCTCATCGCTCAGGACAGATTCGTTCCGTTCAGCGGCGACAAATACTCGCTGCGGCACTTCCGTCTTCACCCGCTGCCATGGCCGACCGACGTCCTCCAGAACCTCGGCGCGACCGAGGTTCGCCTCCGCGTCACCCTGTCCTACTTCATCGAGCCGTCTGCCTCTCGGCGAGGCTGGCGCAACAAATACCAGTATGCATCCCACGGTCTGAGGTTCGATCTCCAGGGCCGACTGGAGAACCAAGCGGAGTTTGTCCAGCGCGTCAATAGAGAAGCACAGAACGAGGAAGGCGGCTCTCGGGGGCGCAGCGAGTCAGACCGCTGGTTCCTCGGCGAGCGAGGCCGACACTTGGGGTCGCTGCACCAAGACGAGTGGACCGGAACCGGTGCCGAGCTGGCCCACTGCAACAACGTCGCTGTCTACCCCGTCGGCGGCTGGTGGAAGAACAACAGCCGCAAAGACCGTCGCGATCTACCGGTCCGGTACGCGCTTCTGCTCTCACTCCAGACCAATCAACAAGGCGTGGACCTGTATACGCCGATCGCAACCCAACTCCACATCCCCGTCATGGCCGAGGTGCCCGCAACGTAGGCGGTTATCAGCGACGCCTATAAGCGTCTCGGATTGAGACATCCGCTGTACGGAGATGCGCTGGCCTGCGTCGACGACGGATCGCCCTAGGCGACGAGACCGCCAACTGGAGGGGGACAAGTTCGACAAGCCTCCCCTTAGCTCCACCGATTGAGACCCTGCCGGAGTTCGTTCGGCAGGGTCTTTTTCTTTCTCAGCGGGCCAGTGTCTGGGTTGGCAGCTCGTGGAACTCCTGCACATAGGTCCGGTTGAAGTCCGGGGTGTGCGCGAACCCCCAGCGGCCGGCGATCACCCCCACCGTGGAGTCCTGGGGCGAGGCCGCCAGCAGATCCTCGTGGGCACTACGGAGCCGGACACGATTCAGGTACGCCGCAGGGGTCGTGCCCAGGTGGCGGAGGAATCCGAGCCGGACGGCACGAATGGTGGTGCGGCACTCCCGCGCGATGTCCGCAGCTGTGATGTCGGACTCGGCCGACGATTCGATGAAAGCGATCGCCCGCCGGATCATGCGGGCATGGGCGTCGTGCCGGTCCTCGATGGTCGGGTCGAGGTGTGCCGTGTTGGGGAAAGTCATCAGTGCGGCGGCGATGAGCATGCGGGCGGCCGAGGCGGCGACGAGTGGCTGGGCGGCCAGGTCGGGGCTCGAGCGGGCCAGCGTCCAGACATAGCTCAGAGTTTGTTTCCACCGCTCCCCGGCGGCGGGGGACACCGGGCCCAACCCGGTGAAGCGAATCGGCCATTCGTGGAGCCCGGGGGCGCCCTGCGCAACCTCGTGGACGAAAGCGGGTGACACGACCGCGACGGTGCACTCGTGAGGGCCGAACCGGGCGGTGTAGGGCAGCTCCGGATCGGCCGTCAGATAGATGTCGCCCGCGACGATGTTGTATTCCTCACCCCCGACCGAGTAGTGGATGGCACCGGCGTGCAGATAGTTGAACACCAGCGCGCCGAGCGGCTCGATGCCGATCTCGCAGCTCATGTCGAGCCAGACGTGGTCGAGTCGGACGCGGCCGACCGGGGCCGAGCTGAGAGCCATCCCGGGCCTGCCCTCGGGAATGGCCGAGGGCCGCACCGCGGCGTAGGTCGAGGCCAGCATGTCGACCGTCGCGGTCAGACCCTCGACACGGATGTCCTGCTTGATCACTGTCCCCCCCTCCTCTTATGGGCTCTTATGGGCTCGGCATGGTGCGCGATCAGGTGCGCAGCGTGCGGCTCGGCGATACGCCGAAACTCTGCCGATAGAACTCCGTGAAGCGGGCGGCCTTGGTGAACCCCCAGCGGGCGGCGATGCCGGCGACCGTGGCGCCCGCCGTCGGGTCGGCCGCCTGCAGATCGCGGTGGGCGCGCTCCAGGCGAACCTGTCGCAGGTACGCCATCGGCGTGGTGTCGTAGTGACGCCGGAACGCCGACTGCACCGCCCGGCCGGTCGTGCCGGCGGCCCCGGCGATATCGCTGAGCGTCATCGGCTGATCGGCATGGTCCTCGATGAAGGCCACCGCCCGTCGCAGGGCGGCCGGGGCCACTTCGCCGGGGGCCGTGGGGTGGCTGATCGACAGGCTTGTGTTCGGGAAGACCGCCAGCGCGGTGGCGCAGACGAGGTCGGCCAGCTGGCCCAGGACCAGGGGGTTGTCCCACTGGTCACCCGGAGCGCTCACCGTGCGGTGGATGTAGGCGGTCAGATCGCGCCATTGGACGGCCGCCGCCTCGCTCACGGGGCTCATGCCGTCGAACCGCAGTTGCGCGGAGGTGATGCCGGCGTACTCTTCGGCCACCCGCTCGACCGACGTCAGGGGCACGCGGAGGACGGCGCAATCCATCCCCGACGCGTCGGCCTCCCACGCCTCATTCATGGGAAAACGTCCCACCGTGCCGGCGGAGAAGCGGAGCTGTTCGCTGCCCCGGGTCCACTGCATCCGGCCGGAGAGCAGGATCCCGGCGCCTACCACGCCCTCGAAAGGGGGCGTGAGGCAGCGGGCATTGAGCGTGTGGCGAATGCGGGCCGTGTGGATCCCATCAATCTGGTTCGCGGTCATCTCGAAATGCGGAGCGCGCTGGGGCGTCTTCGAGAACGACATCGGTCGCTCGGGGGCATAGATGTCGTTGAGCGCGCGGAAGGCGGCGTCAGGATCGGTCGTCGCAACCTTCTGAGTTTCGATCGGCATCACTACCCCCATGACATCGACATCTGCAGACTAACCCGGCCCGTGCAAGAACGAAATGCATCCCGCTGATACGTATGCCACCTATCTCAGACCGACAGGGGTTCAACTCGTCGGCCGCGGCGGACGACCGTCCCAATTCGCCAATCCGCGTCGAAGGTCACGAAGTCGGCCCACGAGCCCTCCTCGAGGGTGCCCACATCGATCAGGCGGAGATAGCGGGCCGGGTTGAGGGTGGCGGAACGAAGCGCGACCTCCGGGCGTACGCCGGCCAGGATCG
Coding sequences:
- a CDS encoding glutamate-5-semialdehyde dehydrogenase, with amino-acid sequence MQFAEQGPLARVAARILATTPREAKDAALHAMADALDGARPAVLRANAEDVRRAEDSGTSGAMIDRLRLTDARIDGMVSGLRQLASLADPVGDVVRGWTNANGVEVRQVRVPLGVVAIIYEARPNVTADAAGISLKAGNAVLLRGSSSAASSNAAVVEAMRAGLEKAGLPQDAVQLVTGGREVTAELMAARGIVDVLIPRGGAGLINAVVEGAKVPVIETGTGNCHLFVDATADLDMALEILVNAKVQRPSVCNAAETLLVHADAAEAFIPKAVAAMAELGVTVHAEERFAGVAGEAAVVAAVPEDFTEEWLSLDLSAKVVDSIDEALEHVQRHTTGHSETIVTGSLASSRRWTAEVDAAAVLVNASSRFVDGEQFGFGAEIGISTQKLHARGPMGLSEMTSTKYVVVGQGQVRA
- a CDS encoding helix-turn-helix transcriptional regulator, with amino-acid sequence MIKQDIRVEGLTATVDMLASTYAAVRPSAIPEGRPGMALSSAPVGRVRLDHVWLDMSCEIGIEPLGALVFNYLHAGAIHYSVGGEEYNIVAGDIYLTADPELPYTARFGPHECTVAVVSPAFVHEVAQGAPGLHEWPIRFTGLGPVSPAAGERWKQTLSYVWTLARSSPDLAAQPLVAASAARMLIAAALMTFPNTAHLDPTIEDRHDAHARMIRRAIAFIESSAESDITAADIARECRTTIRAVRLGFLRHLGTTPAAYLNRVRLRSAHEDLLAASPQDSTVGVIAGRWGFAHTPDFNRTYVQEFHELPTQTLAR
- a CDS encoding AraC family transcriptional regulator, with protein sequence MPIETQKVATTDPDAAFRALNDIYAPERPMSFSKTPQRAPHFEMTANQIDGIHTARIRHTLNARCLTPPFEGVVGAGILLSGRMQWTRGSEQLRFSAGTVGRFPMNEAWEADASGMDCAVLRVPLTSVERVAEEYAGITSAQLRFDGMSPVSEAAAVQWRDLTAYIHRTVSAPGDQWDNPLVLGQLADLVCATALAVFPNTSLSISHPTAPGEVAPAALRRAVAFIEDHADQPMTLSDIAGAAGTTGRAVQSAFRRHYDTTPMAYLRQVRLERAHRDLQAADPTAGATVAGIAARWGFTKAARFTEFYRQSFGVSPSRTLRT
- the nadD gene encoding nicotinate-nucleotide adenylyltransferase — translated: MTDKPGLNRPPNANGRYRLGVMGGTFDPIHHGHLVAASEVGARFGLDEVVFVPTGIPWQKKGRRVSGAEDRYLMTVIATASNPDFTVSRVDIQRPGETYTVDTLKDLREVRGDHVDLFFITGADALAQILTWRGADELFDLAHFVGVSRPGVELHSPAVKHLPKDKITLMEVPAMAISSTACRTRVSQGLPIWYLVPDGIVQYINKRGLYAPEDNSDAADQPQPAGKDE
- a CDS encoding ATP-binding protein produces the protein MAGLGQHITAMVRSHASGDDASFYSVALQVAAREAKAGHHVLANEIKKAVDASRRESVGKITTLAQPRGELAELVEVTHPNVQLRELVAPAELVAQITQVLAEQRQRRNLLEHGFAPAHKLLLEGPPGTGKTMTAAVIATELAVPMFTVRLDSLLSKFMGETASKLRLVFDSVAQRRAVYLFDEFDALGADRSGNDVGEARRILNSFLAFLEEAGTESLVLAATNHRSILDKALFRRFDAVLTYTLPDARQAMAVLRARLGTLGSGTSMAKLGDYTIGLSHAELVKAAETAAKTVLMRGETKVQRGDLIAALTSRRTASLG
- a CDS encoding histidine phosphatase family protein; its protein translation is MTASRLVIWRHGQTDWNLQGRWQGQADVPLNAVGRAQARRAAPALAGYGFTHLFSSDLLRAMETADILAGLVGLPVARDARLQEINVGNWVGRTMEQIGSEFTEVLIREEAGEDVVRGETGESVRQVAARTSEALREIAEGVPDGSVVGIVMHGLAARVGAFELMELAPDQAKVFRGLENCAWLVLDRGVRHDGASIWRLEAYNSRVFEA
- the rsfS gene encoding ribosome silencing factor — translated: MTATDRARELTQAAAEAAVDKLGTDLMAFDVTDQLAITDVFLLVTAATDRQVAAVVDAIEECLREDFDERPVRREGDRENRWVLLDYLDLVIHVQHSEERSFYALERLWRDCPRIELTLEERR
- a CDS encoding L,D-transpeptidase family protein, translated to MARKTTRALMAAAAAAAVLLTACGQPVQQPTAAEPAPVTSTMPEPAAVEPTPTVEPTPEPTPETELTPEPTREPSRTPTAAPTTRQAGKAIMQQGNQSERVKELQARLAQIGWFSGKVTGNYGSETRTAVAGFQRKRGLPETGAVDQATWDRLVGMTRKPTADELAGKPKPKPTPTATRTTSKPAATSGSSGERKAQGLDPRCMTGRVICISKKSNKLWWVNDGVVKMTMDARFGTSEFRTREGTFSVQWKSRDHVSNLYHTPMPYALFFSGGQAVHFSPDFAARGYNGGSHGCVNLRSRSGAQTLFNQARVGDKVVVYS
- a CDS encoding S8 family peptidase, which encodes MPRDLDHLYVHGHVETVDFHRAGGGQGKRPRDVDRRAHGTGLKNAAERVFATFDQQAAAAMPSDEELRATGTVIVLEGEGAAHPLKVDSLNSHTGGKAPKPKWLLLSVREAQGEMPETATVWVSDSYRPQFLKLFEDYLNDEKNTKNGRPRNQGLVANISRIREAVLDDLWTSEIQPPKSGRHWWELWLDGSSARLADWESFVTAHRLEARRSQFRLGNRLVVWVEASWAQLQILPFTSVPVTEIRSPEFIDTVEDLSIGEQTEYVEDLAQRTDHAPGDAPAVCNLDTGVLRTHTLLEASLAPDDHHSIFGGSGIDVHPRGHGTAMAGLALFGNVEPLLTGRTRVPLRHRLESVRMQPGPGDQRIDPLDYGTATVEAVSHPEAARADRRRTFCLTLSTEPDKPGEPTLWSASVDALAAGTDIVRTGNELQLLSTPDPASARLIVVAAGNVSSYNADHHTNSVNSPIQDPAQAWNALTVGAYTELTHVPSHPQYAGWNVVAASGDISPHTTTSLYFNKSRWPIKPDICMEGGNVLTDGAGMFEDRLSSLSLRSTGHQTDAALTSANATSAATAQASRLATLAMDRYPLYWPETVRGLLTHSAEWTDSMAQQLGTDHTKTARQTLLRQFGWGVPSEEAVLNSGRGAVTLIAQDRFVPFSGDKYSLRHFRLHPLPWPTDVLQNLGATEVRLRVTLSYFIEPSASRRGWRNKYQYASHGLRFDLQGRLENQAEFVQRVNREAQNEEGGSRGRSESDRWFLGERGRHLGSLHQDEWTGTGAELAHCNNVAVYPVGGWWKNNSRKDRRDLPVRYALLLSLQTNQQGVDLYTPIATQLHIPVMAEVPAT